In Trichocoleus desertorum NBK24, the following are encoded in one genomic region:
- a CDS encoding TRC40/GET3/ArsA family transport-energizing ATPase: MRVILMTGKGGVGKTSVAAATGLRCAELGYKTLVLSTDPAHSLADSFDMELGHEPRTVRPNLWGAELDALMELEGNWGAVKRYITQVLQARGLEGVEAEELAILPGMDEIFSLVRMKRHYDENEFDVLIIDSAPTGTALRLLSLPEVAGWYMRRFYKPLQKVSAALRPLIEPFFKPLAGFSLPDNEVMDAPYEFYQQIEALEKVLTDNTQTSVRLVTNPEKMVIKESLRAHAYLSLYNVATDLVIANRILPDEVSDPFFQKWKANQQQYRQEIHDNFSPLPVKEVPLYSEEMCGLAALERLKDTLYKDEDPAQVYYKETTLRIVQDQNQYSLEVYLPGIPKNQVELSKNGDELNIRIGNHRRNLVLPQSLAALQPAGAKMEDDFLKIRFADSVRV, from the coding sequence ATGCGCGTAATTCTCATGACTGGCAAGGGAGGCGTTGGTAAAACCTCCGTTGCAGCAGCTACTGGGCTGCGCTGTGCCGAACTGGGCTATAAAACCTTAGTTCTCAGCACCGACCCTGCTCACTCGCTTGCCGATAGCTTCGACATGGAACTGGGGCACGAACCCCGAACCGTTCGCCCCAATCTCTGGGGGGCAGAACTCGATGCCTTAATGGAGTTAGAGGGCAACTGGGGTGCGGTTAAGCGCTACATTACTCAAGTCCTGCAAGCGCGCGGCTTAGAAGGAGTCGAAGCCGAAGAACTCGCCATCCTACCAGGCATGGATGAGATTTTTAGCCTAGTACGGATGAAACGGCACTATGACGAAAACGAATTCGATGTGCTGATTATCGACTCTGCCCCCACCGGAACAGCCTTAAGACTGTTGAGTTTGCCGGAAGTAGCAGGCTGGTACATGCGGCGCTTCTACAAGCCGTTGCAGAAGGTGTCTGCCGCCTTACGCCCGCTGATTGAACCCTTTTTTAAGCCTCTGGCTGGCTTCTCGTTGCCTGACAACGAAGTCATGGATGCACCCTATGAGTTTTACCAGCAGATTGAAGCCCTAGAAAAAGTCTTAACTGACAACACTCAAACTTCGGTTCGCCTCGTCACTAATCCCGAAAAGATGGTGATTAAGGAGTCTTTGCGGGCGCATGCTTACCTCAGCCTCTACAACGTGGCAACTGATTTAGTCATCGCCAACCGGATTCTGCCGGATGAAGTCAGCGATCCATTTTTCCAAAAGTGGAAAGCCAATCAACAACAATATCGCCAAGAAATTCACGACAACTTCAGTCCGCTGCCTGTTAAGGAGGTGCCCCTGTATTCGGAAGAAATGTGTGGGCTGGCCGCTTTAGAACGATTGAAAGACACTCTATATAAAGACGAAGATCCAGCACAGGTTTATTACAAAGAAACCACTTTACGAATTGTGCAAGACCAGAATCAATACAGTTTGGAAGTGTATTTACCTGGAATTCCCAAGAACCAAGTGGAACTGAGCAAGAACGGCGACGAACTCAATATCCGCATCGGCAACCATCGCCGGAACTTAGTGCTGCCTCAATCTTTGGCTGCTTTACAACCCGCTGGAGCCAAGATGGAGGACGACTTCCTGAAGATCCGCTTTGCTGATAGTGTCCGAGTCTAA
- the dnaN gene encoding DNA polymerase III subunit beta: MKLFCAQSDLSANLSLVSRAIPSRPTHPVLANVLLIADAATQRVSLTAFDLSLGIRTSFAAHVETGGEITLPAKLLNDIVSRLPEGEIGLADEAGSADASSESSDVLQATLTCSSGRYQMRGLSTVEFPELPVIEDGEVVYLPVEALVQGLQGSLFATSADETKQILTGVHLTLQQGSLEFAATDGHRLAVVQTTGETPDAQAGAAIADTELTVTIPAKTLRELERMVGMRPTEDAVALHLNPSQAVFEWADQRLTSRLLEGQYPNYRQLIPRQFSRQMTVERRLFLGALERIAVLADQKNNVVKLSLDLEQQEIALSVDAQDVGNGREVIPAQVSGDSLDVAFNVKYLMDGLKALNTSEIQMQLNSATTPVVLTPLGSIKMTYLVMPVQIRG; this comes from the coding sequence ATGAAATTGTTCTGTGCCCAAAGTGATCTCAGCGCTAATCTGTCGCTTGTTAGCCGTGCCATTCCTTCGCGACCCACTCATCCAGTTTTGGCTAACGTGCTACTCATTGCCGATGCTGCTACACAACGAGTCAGCCTGACGGCGTTTGATTTGAGTTTGGGCATTCGAACCAGTTTTGCGGCCCATGTAGAAACTGGAGGGGAAATTACACTGCCTGCTAAGTTGCTGAATGACATCGTTTCGCGCTTGCCAGAAGGGGAAATTGGTTTAGCTGATGAAGCGGGTAGCGCTGATGCCTCTAGCGAGTCTAGCGATGTGTTACAGGCGACTCTTACCTGCTCCTCTGGCCGCTATCAAATGCGAGGGCTGAGCACTGTAGAGTTTCCTGAGTTGCCTGTCATCGAAGATGGTGAAGTGGTTTATTTGCCTGTGGAAGCACTGGTACAAGGCTTGCAGGGGTCTTTGTTTGCCACTAGTGCAGATGAAACGAAGCAGATTCTGACGGGTGTGCATCTAACCTTGCAGCAAGGCAGCTTGGAGTTTGCGGCCACTGATGGTCACCGCTTAGCCGTGGTGCAGACGACGGGAGAAACCCCAGATGCCCAAGCTGGAGCCGCGATCGCAGATACCGAACTTACGGTCACGATTCCTGCTAAGACGCTGCGTGAGTTAGAGCGCATGGTGGGAATGCGCCCCACTGAAGATGCCGTGGCATTGCACCTCAACCCTAGCCAAGCAGTCTTTGAATGGGCTGATCAACGCTTAACTAGCCGCCTGCTGGAAGGCCAATATCCCAACTACCGCCAACTGATTCCTCGGCAGTTCTCGCGGCAAATGACGGTAGAACGGCGCTTGTTTCTGGGCGCGTTGGAACGGATTGCGGTTTTAGCAGACCAAAAAAATAATGTGGTCAAGCTCAGCCTAGATTTGGAACAGCAAGAGATTGCGCTTTCGGTCGATGCCCAAGATGTGGGGAATGGCCGAGAAGTGATTCCTGCTCAGGTATCGGGTGACAGCTTGGATGTGGCATTTAACGTCAAATACTTGATGGATGGCTTAAAAGCCCTGAATACCTCTGAAATTCAGATGCAGCTCAATTCAGCCACTACACCCGTGGTACTAACTCCGCTGGGCAGCATCAAGATGACTTACTTGGTCATGCCAGTACAAATTAGGGGTTAG
- the dnaA gene encoding chromosomal replication initiator protein DnaA has protein sequence MEITLESLWNQILERLQLQLSRPTFETWIKTASVEQLENNCLVIRTPNPFARNWLQKYYVKTIADVAQDILGYSVEIHITIAEGDATTNGDSEVLWSSPNETPAASTISNASSSSAAYANQQSKPKELNVKYVFSRFVVGPNNRMAHAASLAVAESPGREFNPLFLCGGVGLGKTHLMQAIGHYRLEICPDSKIFYVSTEQFTNDLIAAIRKDSMQSFREHYRAADVLLVDDIQFIEGKEYTQEEFFHTFNTLHEAGKQVVLASDRPPNHIPRLQERLCSRFSMGLIADIQPPDLETRMAILQKKAEYENMRLPREVIEYIASSYTSNIRELEGALIRAVAYISISGLPMRVENIAAVLNPPVEQIEASPEAVINAVADVFDIAVEEIKGQSRRREISLARQVGMYLMRQHTDLSLPKIGEEFGGKDHTTVMYSCDKIAQLRTSDPGMAQTLRQLSDRINLTSQSKGQS, from the coding sequence GTGGAAATCACTCTTGAAAGTCTCTGGAATCAAATACTAGAGCGCCTACAGCTGCAACTGAGCCGCCCGACCTTTGAAACATGGATCAAAACTGCCAGCGTTGAGCAACTGGAAAATAATTGCTTAGTCATCCGTACCCCTAATCCCTTCGCGCGTAATTGGCTCCAGAAATATTACGTCAAGACGATCGCGGACGTTGCCCAAGACATTCTGGGCTATAGCGTCGAGATTCACATCACCATCGCGGAGGGAGACGCGACCACCAACGGCGATTCTGAGGTTTTGTGGTCTTCTCCTAACGAAACACCTGCGGCCAGCACTATTAGCAACGCCAGTAGTTCGAGTGCAGCCTACGCTAATCAGCAGTCTAAGCCGAAGGAACTCAACGTTAAATACGTCTTCTCGCGCTTTGTGGTAGGCCCCAACAACCGGATGGCCCATGCCGCGTCTTTAGCGGTGGCTGAGTCTCCTGGACGTGAGTTCAACCCCTTATTCTTATGCGGTGGGGTAGGGCTCGGAAAAACTCACCTGATGCAGGCGATCGGCCACTATCGGTTAGAAATTTGCCCAGATTCCAAGATTTTCTACGTTTCTACTGAGCAATTTACCAACGACTTGATTGCTGCGATTCGCAAAGATAGCATGCAAAGCTTTCGGGAGCACTACCGCGCCGCCGATGTTTTGTTGGTGGATGACATTCAGTTCATTGAAGGCAAAGAATATACCCAAGAAGAGTTTTTTCACACCTTCAACACACTGCATGAAGCAGGCAAACAGGTCGTTCTCGCTTCCGATCGCCCCCCAAATCACATTCCGCGCCTACAAGAACGTTTGTGCTCTCGGTTCTCAATGGGGCTGATTGCCGATATTCAACCCCCCGATTTGGAAACTCGGATGGCGATTCTGCAAAAGAAAGCAGAGTACGAGAATATGCGCCTGCCCCGCGAGGTGATTGAGTACATCGCCTCTAGCTATACTTCCAACATTCGGGAACTTGAAGGGGCGCTGATTCGAGCAGTGGCTTATATTTCAATTTCCGGGCTACCGATGCGAGTGGAAAATATTGCTGCCGTCCTTAATCCCCCCGTGGAGCAGATTGAAGCCTCACCGGAAGCTGTGATTAACGCGGTGGCTGATGTGTTTGATATTGCGGTAGAAGAGATTAAAGGCCAGTCCAGACGCCGAGAAATTAGCTTGGCGCGGCAGGTTGGTATGTACTTGATGCGCCAGCACACAGACCTCAGCCTGCCAAAGATTGGCGAAGAATTTGGTGGCAAAGACCATACCACTGTGATGTACAGTTGCGACAAAATTGCTCAACTCCGCACTAGCGATCCCGGCATGGCTCAAACTCTGCGGCAACTTAGCGATCGCATTAATTTAACCAGCCAGAGCAAAGGGCAATCTTAG
- a CDS encoding HhoA/HhoB/HtrA family serine endopeptidase, translating into MVGAGLMFVGDRWLTSNPSLAQQAVAPTTVAQIPALPITAGSNFIATAVERVGPAVVRIDSARTVTRRTPAVFNDPFFRQFFGGEIPSGPSTRVERGTGSGFIIKADGLVLTNAHVVDGADTVTVALKDGRTFSGKVMGQDPVTDVAVIKIQANNLPTVQLGNSEQIRPGEWAIAIGNPLGLDNTVTAGIISATGRTSSQVGVPDKRVGFIQTDAAINPGNSGGPLLNQQGQVIGMNTAIIGGAQGLGFAIPINTAQRIADQLVAKGSVDHPFLGIQMATLTPQLRETLNSDPNSNMQVQEDQGILVARVMRNSPAAKAGLRMGDVIRKVDGRTVTSADEIQRAVENSSVGGTLRLELRRNGQTLNLAVQPGPFPTQTAQSE; encoded by the coding sequence ATGGTGGGAGCTGGATTGATGTTTGTGGGCGATCGCTGGTTAACTTCCAATCCTTCGCTGGCTCAACAAGCTGTAGCCCCAACCACGGTCGCTCAGATCCCAGCTTTACCCATTACAGCTGGCTCCAACTTTATTGCCACCGCTGTAGAGAGAGTTGGTCCTGCCGTAGTCCGAATTGACTCTGCTCGGACTGTGACGAGACGGACTCCAGCAGTTTTTAACGATCCATTCTTCCGGCAATTTTTTGGAGGAGAAATTCCTTCAGGGCCTTCTACTAGAGTAGAGCGCGGAACTGGTTCTGGCTTCATCATCAAAGCGGATGGGTTGGTTTTGACCAATGCTCACGTAGTGGATGGAGCCGATACTGTAACCGTGGCGTTGAAAGATGGCCGCACCTTTAGTGGCAAAGTTATGGGTCAAGATCCAGTCACTGATGTAGCAGTAATCAAGATTCAGGCCAACAATTTACCAACGGTTCAGCTGGGTAATTCTGAGCAAATTAGACCCGGTGAATGGGCGATCGCGATCGGCAACCCCCTCGGACTAGACAACACCGTAACAGCGGGCATTATCAGTGCGACGGGGCGGACTAGTTCTCAGGTGGGCGTTCCAGATAAGCGAGTTGGCTTTATTCAAACTGATGCCGCGATTAACCCCGGTAACTCTGGCGGGCCGTTGCTCAATCAACAAGGCCAAGTGATTGGCATGAACACCGCTATTATTGGTGGGGCGCAAGGTTTAGGATTTGCAATCCCCATCAATACAGCTCAGCGGATTGCTGACCAGCTAGTGGCTAAGGGAAGCGTAGACCATCCCTTCTTAGGGATTCAAATGGCGACTCTAACTCCACAACTGAGAGAAACACTCAACAGCGATCCCAATAGCAATATGCAAGTGCAAGAGGATCAAGGCATCTTAGTAGCAAGAGTCATGCGTAATTCTCCAGCCGCTAAAGCAGGTCTACGGATGGGAGATGTGATTCGCAAAGTAGACGGTCGAACAGTGACTTCAGCGGATGAAATTCAACGGGCGGTAGAAAACAGTTCTGTTGGAGGCACTCTACGTTTAGAACTGCGTCGAAATGGTCAAACTCTAAACTTGGCAGTCCAACCTGGCCCCTTCCCAACTCAAACCGCCCAGAGTGAATAG
- the def gene encoding peptide deformylase — protein sequence MTQARAIAQIGNPVLRQQAQAVQEVHNQHFQQLIDDLILTAKDSNGVGIAAPQVSVSCRLFIVASRPNIRYPQAPTMEPTAMINPRIVAHSDEMVKGWEGCLSVPDIRGLVPRYKTITVEYCDRTGQPQQQELTDFVARIFQHELDHLDGILFPDRVKSEQDLFTEVEYQKLITEEIKG from the coding sequence ATGACCCAAGCAAGAGCGATCGCCCAAATAGGAAATCCTGTCCTCCGACAGCAAGCTCAAGCAGTTCAGGAAGTTCATAATCAGCATTTTCAGCAACTGATTGATGATCTGATTCTGACTGCAAAAGATTCAAACGGGGTAGGAATTGCAGCTCCACAAGTTTCAGTTTCGTGCCGTTTATTTATCGTGGCTTCTCGTCCCAATATTCGCTATCCTCAAGCTCCCACAATGGAGCCAACTGCAATGATTAATCCACGCATTGTGGCCCATAGTGACGAGATGGTAAAAGGATGGGAAGGCTGCTTAAGTGTTCCAGATATCCGAGGATTAGTTCCTAGATACAAAACAATTACAGTTGAGTATTGCGATCGCACAGGTCAACCACAACAACAAGAATTAACTGATTTTGTAGCTCGGATTTTTCAACACGAACTAGATCATTTAGATGGAATTCTCTTCCCCGATCGCGTGAAAAGCGAACAAGATCTTTTCACAGAAGTAGAGTATCAAAAACTGATCACTGAAGAAATAAAAGGGTAG